The Macaca nemestrina isolate mMacNem1 chromosome 12, mMacNem.hap1, whole genome shotgun sequence genome contains a region encoding:
- the LOC139357351 gene encoding tripartite motif-containing protein 64-like → MDSDTLQAFQNELICSICMNYFIDPVTIDCGHSFCRPCLYFCWEEGRAPMRCRECREISAKPDFDTNVTLKKLASRARQTRPQNINNSHNICVLHEETKELFCEVDKQLLCGPCSESPEHMAHSHSPIGWAAEECKEKLTKEMDYLWKTNQETQNNLNQETRKFRSLVDYVSLRKVIITIQYQKMHIFLDEEEQLHLQALEREAKELFQQLQDSQVRMTQHLERMKDMYRELWETCHMSDVELLQDMRNVSARADLAQMQKPQPVNPELTSWPITGVLDMLNNFRVDNALSTEMTPCYISLSEDVRRVIFGDDHGSAPMDPQGVESFAVWGAQVFTSGRHYWEVDVTHSSTWILGVCRDSWTADTNIVLDSDEIFLLISSKRSNHYSLSTNSPPLIQHVQRPLGRVGVFLDYDNGSVSFFDVSKGSLIYGFPPSSFSSPLRPFFCFGCT, encoded by the exons ATGGATTCAGACACCCTGCAAGCCTTCCAGAATGAGCTCATTTGCTCTATTTGCATGAACTACTTCATAGACCCAGTCACCATTGACTGTGGGCACAGCTTTTGCAGGCCCTGCCTCTACTTCTGCTGGGAAGAAGGCAGAGCACCAATGCGCTGCCGCGAGTGCAGAGAAATCTCAGCGAAGCCCGACTTCGACACCAATGTTACACTCAAAAAGCTGGCTTCCCGAGCCAGACAGACCAGACCTCAGAACATCAACAACTCACACAATATCTGTGTGCTCCATGAGGAGACTAAGGAGCTCTTCTGTGAGGTTGACAAGCAATTGCTCTGTGGgccctgctctgagtcaccagagCACATGGCTCACAGCCACAGTCCAATAGGATGGGCTGCTGAGGAATGCAAG GAGAAACTTACAAAAGAAATGGACTATTTATGGAAAACCAATCAAGAGACACAAAATAATCTAAATCAGGAAACTAGAAAATTTCGTTCGTTAGTG GACTATGTCTCATTAAGGAAGGTGATAATCACTATTCAATATCAAAAGATGCATATATTTCTCGATGAGGAGGAGCAACTGCATCTGCAGGCACTggaaagagaagcaaaagagCTTTTCCAACAACTACAAGACAGTCAAGTGAGAATGACCCAACATTTAGAAAGGATGAAAGACATGTACAGAGAGCTGTGGGAGACGTGCCACATGTCTGACGTGGAGCTGCTCCAG gaTATGAGAAATGTATCGGCAAG GGCTGATTTGGCACAGATGCAAAAGCCCCAGCCAGTGAACCCGGAGCTCACTTCATGGCCCATAACTGGAGTCCTAGACATGCTCAACAACTTCAGAG TGGATAATGCTCTGAGCACGGAAATGACTCCTTGCTACATAAGCCTTTCTGAGGATGTGAGACGTGTGATATTCGGAGACGACCATGGCAGTGCACCCATGGATCCCCAGGGAGTGGAGAGCTTTGCTGTGTGGGGAGCACAAGTGTTCACTTCTGGCAGGCATTACTGGGAAGTGGATGTGACCCACTCCTCCACCTGGATTCTGGGAGTCTGTCGAGATTCCTGGACAGCAGATACCAATATCGTTCTTGATTctgatgaaatatttttgttaatttcctcAAAGAGGAGCAATCACTATAGTCTCTCCACCAACTCTCCACCTTTAAttcagcatgtgcaaaggcctctGGGTCGGGTTGGGGTGTTTCTGGATTATGATAATGGATCTGTGAGTTTTTTTGATGTTTCTAAAGGTTCTCTTATCTAtggttttcctccttcctccttctcttctcctctgaGGCCTTTCTTTTGCTTTGGTTGTACATGA
- the LOC139355335 gene encoding tripartite motif-containing protein 51-like, whose product MNSGILKVFQRELTCPICMNYFIDPVTIDCGRSFCRPCFYLNWQDITVLAQCSKCKKTTWQRNLRTNIRLNKMASIARKASLRQFLSSEEQICGTHREIKKMFCKVDKSLLCLLCSNSQEHRDHKHCPVEWAAAEHREKLLKKMQSLWEKACENHRNLNMETTRTRFWKAFEDILHRYESLLLQVPEPANPELSAGPITGLLDRLNGFRVDFTLQPERANSHIFLYGDLRSMNVGCDPQDDPHFTAKSECFLVWGAQTFTSGKYYWEVHVGDSWNWAFGVCNNYWKEKRQNDKIDGGEGLFLLGCVKEDAHCSLFTTSPLVVQYVPRPASRVGLFLDCEGRTMTFVDVDQSSLIYTIPNCSFSSPLRPIFCCSHF is encoded by the exons ATGAATTCTGGAATCCTGAAAGTCTTCCAGAGGGAACTCACCTGCCCCATCTGCATGAACTACTTCATAGACCCAGTCACCATAGACTGTGGACGCAGCTTTTGCAGGCCCTGTTTCTACCTTAATTGGCAAGACATCACGGTTCTTGCTCAGTGCTCTAAATGCAAGAAGACAACATGGCAGAGAAACCTCAGAACTAACATTCGCTTGAATAAGATGGCTTCCATTGCCAGAAAAGCCAGTCTCAGGCAATTCCTTAGCTCTGAGGAGCAGATATGTGGGACTCACAGAGAGATAAAGAAGATGTTCTGTAAAGTGGACAAGAGCCTGCTCTGTTTGCTGTGCTCCAACTCTCAGGAGCACCGAGACCACAAACACTGTCCCGTTGAGTGGGCTGCTGCGGAACACCGG GAGAAGCTCCTGAAGAAAATGCAGTCTTTATGGGAAAAAGCTTGTGAAAATCACAGAAACCTGAACATGGAAACCACCAGAACCAGATTCTGGAAG gCTTTTGAAGATATATTACACAG GTATGAGTCCCTGCTGCTGCAAGTGCCCGAGCCTGCGAATCCAGAGCTCAGTGCAGGGCCCATCACTGGACTGCTGGACAGGCTCAATGGATTCAGAG tTGATTTCACTCTGCAGCCTGAAAGAGCCAATAGTCATATCTTCCTGTATGGAGATTTGAGAAGCATGAATGTTGGATGTGACCCTCAAGATGATCCCCATTTCACTGCAAAATCTGAATGTTTTCTTGTATGGGGTGCTCAGACTTTCACATCTGGCAAATATTATTGGGAGGTTCATGTGGGGGACTCTTGGAATTGGGCTTTTGGTGTCTGTAACAATTATtggaaagagaagagacagaatgATAAGATAGATGGAGGGGAGGGACTCTTTCTTCTTGGATGTGTTAAGGAGgatgctcactgcagtctctttACCACTTCCCCACTTGTGGTGCAATATGTTCCAAGACCTGCCAGTCGAGTAGGATTATTCCTGGATTGTGAAGGTAGAACCATGACCTTTGTTGATGTTGATCAAAGTTCCCTGATATACACCATCCCTAATTGCTCCTTCTCATCTCCTCTCAGGCCTATCTTTTGCTGTAGTCACTTCTGA